The sequence below is a genomic window from Sphingobacterium sp. ML3W.
AATTCACCATTTTTCCATGCTGAAACTAGTTCGCTAAAACCAGACATGATAGATTCATTTTGCTCTTTACCTTCGTAAACACCCCAACTGATTTCATCTAAACCCGCTAACTCTTGCCAGGAGACTCCATCGTTGATAAAACTAGCAACAGTTTGGTGAGTCCTTATTAATGTAGACGTATAGATTTTATCAAAATTAACATCTTTATAAGAATTATAAAAAGCTTGAGCTTGTGCCAAGCCTGTTTCGTTTAGCGGTGAATTTACGCCACGTCCTTGTACAATACCTTTCAAGTTCAGATCGGTTTGTCCATGACGGATAAAGTAAAAAGTCTTTTTCAAAATATATCTTAATTATTTACAACAGGAAGTGCATAATAATTCTTCTTCTTGCTGTTTTCTTCAAAAACCACGTCTTTATAATCCGTGACGACATGGTATAATGTATCCCGTTCAATTGGGTGACGACCTACATTCCGGATCAGCTCGACCAATTGTTGCGTTGACATACCTGGATTTTGTTCCTCAGCACCTGCCATACTATAGATCTTTGTTGTATCATCTAAAGTGCCATCAATATCATCAACCCCAAATGCCAACGACATCTGCGCCGTATCACGAGAAATCATTGCCCAGTATGCCTTTATATGAGAAAAATTATCCATATATATACGGGCTATTGCATAGTTCCTTAGATCCTCAATAACAGAAACCTCAGGAACATGGGACATTTGATTTTCTTTATTTCTAAATTTTAATGGAATAAAGGTTTGGAATCCTCCAGTCTTATCTTGTAGTTGACGAAGACGCTCCATATGATCCACACGATGCCAATAAGCTTCAATATGCCCATATAGCATAGTTGCGTTGGTATGCATTCCTAATGAATGAGCCTGCTCATGGATATCTAACCATTGCTCAGCGGTACATTTATCGTGCGCTATCTTTTCTCTGATTTCTGGATGGAATATTTCAGCGCCTCCACCAGGCATTGAATCCAAGCCACAGGACTGTAAATATTTCATACCTTCATAATGGCTCAGCTTCGCCTTCTTGAAAATGTAATAATACTCTACAGGTGTTAGCCCTTTTATATGTAATGAAGGACGATGCTCTTTGCACTTTTTAAAGAACTCTGCATAGAACTCTAGATTTTGTTTTGGTACAACGCCACCTGTAATATGTACTTCAGTGACAGCTTCGTCATCATACTTCTTTACGATATCCATCATTCCTTCCACATCCATCTCCCAGCCTTCTGCTCGTTCCTTAATCATACGCGAATATGAACAAAACTTACAGTCGTATACACATACGTTTGTAGGTTCAATATGAAAATTGCGGTTGAAATAGGTAACATCACCATGTCTTTTCTCGCGAATATAATTCGCCAAAACACCCAAATAA
It includes:
- the mqnE gene encoding aminofutalosine synthase MqnE, with product MDAKEKLNFLISNPLLDSELRGIANKVMQEERITFDEGVYLYEKAELGYLGVLANYIREKRHGDVTYFNRNFHIEPTNVCVYDCKFCSYSRMIKERAEGWEMDVEGMMDIVKKYDDEAVTEVHITGGVVPKQNLEFYAEFFKKCKEHRPSLHIKGLTPVEYYYIFKKAKLSHYEGMKYLQSCGLDSMPGGGAEIFHPEIREKIAHDKCTAEQWLDIHEQAHSLGMHTNATMLYGHIEAYWHRVDHMERLRQLQDKTGGFQTFIPLKFRNKENQMSHVPEVSVIEDLRNYAIARIYMDNFSHIKAYWAMISRDTAQMSLAFGVDDIDGTLDDTTKIYSMAGAEEQNPGMSTQQLVELIRNVGRHPIERDTLYHVVTDYKDVVFEENSKKKNYYALPVVNN
- a CDS encoding histidine phosphatase family protein, which produces MKKTFYFIRHGQTDLNLKGIVQGRGVNSPLNETGLAQAQAFYNSYKDVNFDKIYTSTLIRTHQTVASFINDGVSWQELAGLDEISWGVYEGKEQNESIMSGFSELVSAWKNGELDVSVDQGESPNALMQRQSEAIQHMVKQEHEETILVCMHGRALRIILCLLTGVDASKMDEFPHTNTALYKLTYVNGQFEIIDYYNTKHLEVLTNG